A window of Deinococcus grandis contains these coding sequences:
- a CDS encoding C39 family peptidase produces the protein MKLARTTLFGTGLLSVGAAAPYAQQTSFGVPSPLIQAAQAETSVPSTWQVLPATAGGRLETPVMEVAPFNELIPSWNVTGPAGSALQLEVRVRRPDGRWTPYFGFGTWRASGARRSAPVTRTADGTVNTDTLTLGFRSTAFQTRVTLGAGLQVHLLSVNTSDTALRLRDQGKAGQHNAWNRVLDVPRRSQMIYPGGGEVWCSPTSVSMLLGFWNRPVPVPVAAAATFDQAYDGYGNWSFNTAYAGGQGLQAYVTRLGSLRDAEVFVQRSIPLAVSIRFQAGELPGAPLSWSNGHLLVLAGFDARGNPVVNDPAAPSDATVKRTYPRAVFERLWLNHAGGMAYVMAPRP, from the coding sequence GTGAAGCTTGCACGCACGACCTTGTTCGGAACAGGCCTGTTGTCTGTGGGGGCCGCCGCACCCTACGCTCAGCAGACCAGTTTTGGCGTTCCCTCCCCTCTGATTCAGGCGGCACAGGCCGAGACCAGTGTGCCGTCCACCTGGCAGGTCCTGCCAGCCACGGCAGGGGGCCGGCTGGAGACCCCCGTCATGGAAGTCGCGCCATTCAATGAGCTGATTCCCAGCTGGAACGTGACGGGCCCAGCGGGCAGCGCCCTGCAGCTCGAGGTGCGGGTGCGCAGGCCCGATGGCCGCTGGACGCCGTACTTCGGATTCGGCACCTGGCGGGCCAGTGGCGCGCGGCGCAGCGCGCCCGTCACACGCACAGCTGACGGCACGGTCAACACCGACACCCTGACGCTGGGCTTCCGCAGCACCGCCTTTCAGACGCGCGTGACCCTAGGCGCGGGTCTCCAAGTTCACCTGCTGTCCGTCAATACGTCTGACACCGCGCTGCGCCTGAGAGATCAGGGCAAAGCCGGCCAGCACAATGCCTGGAACCGCGTGCTCGACGTTCCCCGCCGGTCGCAGATGATCTACCCGGGTGGTGGGGAGGTCTGGTGCAGTCCCACCAGCGTCAGCATGCTGCTCGGCTTCTGGAACCGGCCTGTACCGGTGCCGGTCGCCGCCGCAGCCACCTTTGATCAGGCGTACGACGGGTATGGCAATTGGTCGTTTAATACCGCTTACGCCGGGGGACAGGGCCTCCAGGCGTATGTCACCCGCCTGGGAAGCTTGCGGGACGCGGAGGTGTTCGTGCAGCGCAGCATACCGTTGGCCGTCAGCATTCGGTTTCAAGCGGGCGAACTCCCTGGCGCGCCCCTGTCGTGGTCGAATGGGCATCTGCTGGTCCTGGCTGGCTTTGACGCCCGAGGGAACCCGGTCGTGAACGACCCGGCCGCGCCGTCCGACGCGACCGTTAAACGCACGTACCCCCGGGCCGTGTTCGAACGGCTGTGGCTGAACCATGCGGGCGGCATGGCCTACGTGATGGCGCCGCGCCCTTGA
- a CDS encoding DUF305 domain-containing protein translates to MTTTRRTPKPAGLITLLTAGALLTGAALAQGMAGMDHSNMPGMGNASSAMKMDKMDLSALTKLEGKAFDRAFLSMMVPHHQMAVDMAKAALPVSKDATVKAWANAVIKDQTREITQMNTLLKSMGGVNTAMANQMKSSMSGMADMVKKSKTPDVAFVQGMLPHHASAIDMANLALQQGQDARVLSLAKTIITAQAKEMLDYRTWLKKRGL, encoded by the coding sequence ATGACGACCACACGACGCACTCCCAAACCTGCTGGCCTGATCACCCTCCTGACGGCAGGAGCCCTGCTGACCGGCGCGGCCCTTGCCCAGGGCATGGCCGGGATGGACCACAGCAATATGCCGGGCATGGGCAACGCGTCCAGCGCCATGAAGATGGACAAAATGGACCTGAGCGCCCTGACCAAACTCGAGGGAAAAGCCTTTGACCGCGCGTTCCTGAGCATGATGGTGCCCCATCACCAGATGGCGGTGGATATGGCCAAGGCCGCGCTCCCGGTGAGCAAGGACGCCACCGTGAAAGCCTGGGCGAACGCCGTGATCAAGGATCAGACCCGCGAGATTACCCAGATGAACACCCTCCTCAAAAGCATGGGCGGTGTGAACACCGCCATGGCCAACCAGATGAAAAGCAGCATGAGCGGCATGGCCGACATGGTGAAGAAGTCCAAGACCCCGGATGTGGCGTTCGTGCAGGGCATGCTGCCCCACCATGCGTCCGCCATCGACATGGCCAACCTCGCCTTGCAGCAGGGGCAGGACGCCCGTGTGCTGAGCCTTGCCAAAACCATCATCACGGCGCAGGCGAAAGAAATGCTCGACTACCGCACGTGGCTCAAGAAGCGCGGCCTGTAA
- a CDS encoding sensor histidine kinase: MRLFPRLLLNHLAVMAVLSVVLLVAAELAAHPFIQHHVNEMVQLLGDAGAAMRGDLNEGMRATLTRALFSALPPALLVAAVTAWVAARRVTASVRTLQAGSAALARGEYRRRLPEGGQDELAELAHSFNTMASTLASVEQSRVELIGNVAHELRAPVAAVRGYVEAAQDGVMAHDQALSAIQRELAGLERLAGDLSLVSRVEAGQVELTLQDVLVAALLAQVQDRYALAFEDKGVTLQVDAGRAGLQVRADPARSVQILANLLSNALRHTAPGGAVRVGAQDAGGGVRLVVQDTGTGIAPEHLHRVFERFFRADAARTRGEGCGVGLTVARGLTRAMGGELSVTSTPGVGSVFQVELPASRDRLDPPAFTET, encoded by the coding sequence ATGCGCCTGTTTCCCCGACTGCTGCTCAACCACCTGGCCGTGATGGCGGTGCTCAGCGTGGTGCTGCTGGTGGCCGCAGAACTGGCGGCGCATCCGTTCATTCAGCACCACGTCAACGAGATGGTGCAGCTGCTGGGGGACGCGGGGGCCGCCATGCGCGGTGACCTGAATGAGGGCATGCGCGCCACCCTGACCCGCGCGCTGTTCAGTGCCCTGCCGCCCGCGCTGCTGGTGGCGGCCGTGACCGCGTGGGTGGCCGCGCGCCGGGTGACGGCGTCGGTGCGCACCCTGCAGGCGGGCAGCGCCGCCCTGGCCCGGGGGGAGTACCGCCGCCGCCTGCCGGAAGGCGGGCAGGATGAACTGGCGGAGCTCGCGCACAGCTTCAACACCATGGCCAGCACCCTGGCCAGCGTGGAGCAGTCGCGGGTGGAACTGATCGGGAACGTCGCGCATGAGTTGCGCGCGCCGGTCGCGGCGGTGCGCGGGTACGTGGAGGCCGCGCAGGACGGCGTGATGGCGCATGACCAGGCCTTGAGCGCCATTCAACGGGAACTGGCGGGCCTGGAGCGCCTGGCGGGGGACCTGAGTCTGGTCAGCCGGGTGGAGGCCGGGCAGGTGGAGTTGACGCTGCAGGACGTGCTGGTGGCGGCGTTGCTCGCCCAGGTGCAGGACCGGTACGCGCTGGCGTTCGAGGACAAAGGCGTGACACTCCAGGTAGACGCAGGCCGGGCAGGACTGCAGGTGCGGGCGGATCCGGCGCGATCAGTGCAGATTCTCGCGAATCTGCTGAGCAACGCGCTGCGGCACACCGCGCCGGGCGGTGCGGTGCGGGTGGGCGCGCAGGACGCCGGCGGTGGGGTGCGCCTCGTGGTGCAGGACACCGGCACCGGCATCGCGCCCGAGCACCTGCACCGGGTGTTCGAGCGCTTCTTCCGGGCGGACGCGGCCCGCACGCGGGGGGAGGGCTGTGGCGTGGGCCTGACGGTCGCGCGGGGCCTGACGCGGGCGATGGGGGGCGAGTTGAGCGTAACCTCCACGCCCGGTGTGGGGAGCGTGTTTCAGGTGGAGTTGCCGGCCAGCAGGGACCGGCTGGACCCGCCCGCCTTTACAGAAACGTAA
- a CDS encoding WD40/YVTN/BNR-like repeat-containing protein has translation MRRMVGWGVGAALVLALVGCGRAPKAQTLSGDFHALQVLGSGTILYGEHAGVRRSVDGGRTWAAPDGAGDAMALTRTRDGTVLAGHEVLKVSRDDGRTWTDLGFGNLPGRDLHGFAVDPGRPEVWYANVMGRGVFRTADGQDWTHLSDATAGASVLAAGPQPALYALDAQGLLVSPDGVTWTRRPDAPRGVHLDVHPDSGVLFLAGPDGAFRSTNQGRTWTSLALPEGARLIAVSPQNGDQLIAVGLSGAVYRSANGGGRWQ, from the coding sequence ATGAGACGGATGGTCGGCTGGGGGGTGGGGGCGGCGCTGGTGCTGGCGCTCGTGGGGTGCGGGCGGGCGCCGAAGGCGCAGACCTTGAGTGGGGACTTTCACGCGCTGCAGGTGCTGGGCAGCGGCACGATCCTGTACGGGGAGCATGCGGGGGTGCGCCGCAGCGTGGACGGGGGGCGGACGTGGGCCGCGCCGGACGGGGCAGGCGACGCCATGGCGCTCACCCGGACCCGGGACGGCACGGTCCTGGCAGGGCATGAGGTGCTGAAGGTCAGCCGGGATGACGGCCGGACCTGGACGGACCTGGGGTTCGGGAACCTGCCGGGCCGGGACCTGCACGGGTTCGCGGTGGACCCGGGCCGGCCGGAGGTGTGGTACGCGAACGTGATGGGGCGGGGGGTGTTCCGCACGGCAGACGGTCAGGACTGGACGCACCTGTCGGACGCCACGGCGGGCGCGTCGGTGCTCGCGGCAGGCCCGCAGCCCGCGCTGTACGCGCTGGACGCCCAGGGTCTGCTGGTGTCGCCGGACGGCGTGACCTGGACCCGGCGCCCGGACGCGCCGCGCGGCGTGCATCTGGATGTGCACCCGGACAGTGGCGTGCTGTTCCTGGCGGGGCCGGACGGCGCGTTCCGGTCCACCAATCAGGGGCGGACGTGGACGTCCCTCGCGTTGCCGGAAGGCGCGCGGCTCATCGCGGTGTCGCCTCAGAATGGGGATCAGTTGATCGCGGTGGGGCTCAGTGGCGCGGTGTACCGCTCGGCGAATGGTGGAGGCCGGTGGCAGTAA
- a CDS encoding prolipoprotein diacylglyceryl transferase, which produces MDPVFVQIGNFTIAWYGVLITLGIVAGVWLGTKMARERGLNVDLFNDMILWMIVWGLVGARLVFVATSWHQFENIPFPRVLLDIVNLRQGGISIHGGLIGGILVMLYYARRKGMDFYRYADLCVPGVAFGIIGGRIGNIMNGTDTVGRVTGWPVGFRWPDSARAFHDGMCIKNANPDMDLSQYCQRIGDQLVMTAPVHFTQLYGVIIGIILSVAAFFWLRSRIPGWAFWQFWLWYSILRAGWEETFRLNPLSPRAYLNQGLDAPGIGFFTDTHLISIPLILVSIWMLLRLRRRTAAVPV; this is translated from the coding sequence ATGGATCCGGTGTTTGTGCAGATTGGCAATTTCACGATTGCCTGGTACGGCGTGCTGATCACGCTGGGGATTGTCGCGGGCGTGTGGCTGGGCACAAAGATGGCGCGGGAGCGTGGCCTGAACGTGGACCTGTTCAACGACATGATTCTGTGGATGATCGTCTGGGGCCTGGTGGGCGCCCGGCTGGTATTTGTGGCCACCTCCTGGCACCAGTTCGAGAACATTCCCTTCCCCCGGGTGCTGCTGGACATCGTCAACCTGCGCCAGGGCGGCATTTCCATTCACGGGGGCCTGATCGGCGGCATTCTGGTCATGCTGTACTACGCCCGCCGCAAAGGCATGGATTTCTACCGCTACGCCGACCTGTGCGTCCCGGGCGTGGCCTTCGGCATCATCGGTGGGCGCATCGGCAACATCATGAACGGCACCGACACCGTGGGCCGCGTGACCGGCTGGCCCGTGGGCTTCCGCTGGCCGGACAGCGCCCGCGCCTTTCACGACGGCATGTGCATCAAGAATGCCAACCCTGACATGGACCTGTCGCAGTACTGCCAGCGCATTGGCGATCAGCTCGTCATGACCGCGCCGGTGCACTTCACCCAGCTGTACGGCGTGATTATCGGCATCATCCTGTCGGTCGCCGCCTTTTTCTGGCTGCGGTCGCGCATTCCCGGCTGGGCCTTCTGGCAGTTCTGGCTGTGGTACTCGATTCTGCGCGCCGGCTGGGAAGAAACCTTCCGCCTCAACCCCCTGTCGCCCAGGGCCTACCTGAACCAGGGCCTGGACGCCCCCGGCATCGGCTTCTTTACCGACACGCACCTGATCAGCATTCCCCTGATTCTGGTCAGCATCTGGATGCTGCTGCGGTTGAGAAGAAGGACAGCGGCCGTGCCGGTGTAG
- a CDS encoding response regulator transcription factor, translated as MPTVLIVDDDPAILEVLRVYLRAEGHTVLEAQTGPDAWALLPRADLAVLDWMLPGMTGVQLARGARAAGLSLPILMLTGRGEEDDKLLGLDGGVDDYVIKPFSPREVTARIRALLRRAGVHHTLTLGDLTINLRARDVHLAGVRVELSKLEFDLLSTMAQHPGMAWSRERLLERVWGPDFPGTERVVDVHITALRRKLGDPPDAPRFLETVRGVGYRFRDEDAPRAIPG; from the coding sequence ATGCCCACCGTCCTGATTGTCGATGACGACCCCGCCATCCTGGAGGTCCTGCGCGTGTACCTGCGCGCCGAAGGGCACACCGTGCTCGAAGCGCAGACCGGCCCGGACGCCTGGGCCCTGCTGCCCCGCGCGGACCTCGCCGTGCTCGACTGGATGCTGCCCGGCATGACCGGCGTGCAGCTCGCCCGGGGCGCCCGCGCCGCCGGGCTGAGCCTGCCCATCCTGATGCTTACCGGACGCGGGGAAGAGGACGACAAACTGCTGGGCCTGGACGGCGGCGTGGACGACTACGTGATCAAACCGTTCAGCCCCCGCGAAGTCACCGCCCGCATCCGCGCCCTGCTGCGCCGCGCCGGCGTGCACCACACCCTCACGCTGGGCGACCTCACCATCAACCTGCGCGCCCGCGACGTCCACCTGGCCGGCGTGCGGGTCGAACTCTCGAAACTGGAGTTCGACCTGCTCAGCACCATGGCGCAGCACCCCGGCATGGCCTGGTCCCGCGAACGCCTGCTCGAACGCGTCTGGGGCCCGGACTTCCCGGGCACCGAACGCGTGGTGGACGTGCACATCACCGCCCTGCGCCGCAAACTCGGTGATCCCCCGGACGCCCCCCGCTTTCTGGAGACGGTGCGTGGCGTCGGGTACCGCTTCCGCGATGAGGACGCGCCCCGGGCCATACCGGGCTGA
- a CDS encoding replication initiator protein A: MKIQPRHHDDLNLSRLNLIVALDQVDMQEWSVTYESRGRIVRISCEAGVKYAVPHGLDSDVSAALINLYIEEGMPDDGRITVAATALLHLCGWHKSGKYMGLLRDCLERLHQANYTVSGGWRDHPKQRWTHAKFHFIESLNFTTLDGVGLFDERSMIVLRLAEDVTASIRSGYLKPLDSEFMTSLSRPRTRVLYRVLDAARFDPENPDRQVDTLTFPVLAWGDQCKIPSEGQAWRVIRALTSPHQELIKRGYLADVILSGRGKDQTVRYEFARDFTKVDPALMRKFREYGVADGMVRKLVREHGESFLTETITRFAALVSSGVLVVRKTKAAALMHLIAHPDDYPYPNKAAPPPTKAAPTMQPLLAEPSLEEDFADLTPERAADRLIRRLDLHYRKLLRAPDYDQIRHRVLTGDIIPAELLRTAVSAVAAGKQEQFVANLRQATGH; this comes from the coding sequence TTGAAGATCCAGCCGCGCCACCACGACGACCTCAACCTCTCCCGCCTCAACCTCATCGTGGCGCTGGACCAAGTTGACATGCAGGAATGGAGCGTCACTTACGAGTCCCGCGGCCGCATCGTCCGCATCAGTTGCGAAGCAGGCGTCAAATACGCCGTCCCACACGGCCTCGACAGTGACGTCAGCGCGGCCCTGATCAACCTCTACATCGAAGAAGGCATGCCTGACGACGGCCGCATCACCGTCGCCGCCACTGCCCTGCTTCACCTGTGCGGCTGGCACAAGTCCGGCAAGTACATGGGCCTGCTGCGCGACTGCCTCGAACGCCTCCACCAGGCGAACTACACCGTCTCCGGTGGATGGCGCGACCACCCCAAACAACGCTGGACGCACGCGAAATTCCACTTCATCGAGTCACTGAACTTCACGACACTCGACGGCGTCGGCCTCTTCGACGAACGCTCCATGATCGTTCTCCGCCTCGCCGAAGACGTCACTGCCAGCATCCGCAGTGGATACCTCAAACCCCTCGACTCCGAGTTCATGACCTCCCTCTCCCGCCCACGCACCCGCGTGCTCTACCGGGTCCTCGACGCCGCCCGCTTCGACCCGGAAAACCCAGACCGGCAGGTCGATACCCTCACCTTCCCCGTCCTCGCCTGGGGCGACCAATGCAAGATCCCCAGCGAAGGTCAGGCCTGGCGGGTCATCCGCGCCCTGACCTCCCCACACCAAGAACTGATCAAACGCGGGTACCTCGCCGACGTCATCCTCTCCGGCCGCGGCAAAGACCAAACCGTCCGCTACGAATTCGCCCGGGACTTCACCAAGGTCGACCCGGCCCTCATGCGCAAGTTCCGGGAGTATGGCGTCGCCGACGGCATGGTCCGCAAACTCGTCCGGGAACACGGCGAGAGCTTCCTGACAGAAACCATCACCCGCTTTGCCGCACTGGTCTCCTCCGGCGTCCTGGTCGTCCGGAAAACCAAAGCCGCGGCCCTGATGCACCTGATCGCCCATCCCGACGACTACCCCTACCCGAATAAGGCCGCCCCACCCCCCACGAAAGCTGCACCAACCATGCAGCCTCTACTCGCTGAACCCAGCCTTGAAGAAGACTTCGCGGATCTGACGCCCGAGCGGGCAGCAGACCGCCTGATCCGCCGACTGGACCTGCACTACCGGAAGTTGCTCCGCGCGCCGGACTACGACCAGATCCGACACCGCGTCCTCACAGGCGACATCATTCCAGCAGAACTCCTGCGAACTGCCGTATCGGCCGTCGCCGCTGGAAAACAGGAACAATTCGTGGCCAACTTGAGGCAAGCAACCGGCCACTGA
- a CDS encoding UvrD-helicase domain-containing protein has translation MPKTAPRARPIPSIPDPIPFTPPLTPPDARFAVPTLSADAQLAYDRLSQDGRLSQVALTRLVGEARAGEVLAELTAAWLAVAVPGGLETRTGRAGYIAPVAWVPAAGLLEVEAAARQLSGRSGLLGMFARALDMDSAGALGVMRALVVLGLAQGGPVGATFAFRVHAQDQVHVQEVQACPPSGGHVRLEASVVEAPVNGEGDRRSVVTPTPHTVKAGGERMTRSIPAQFTVEQRQFMTAVTTSRRHLFLRATAGAGKTTTLTEAAWHLEERGVYFAYNRHAVSDLQPRLPARVRALTLHAHGFRLLQQQLGSPLQILDEKGRLVASTVIPDRTQLHAPAARAWTIAREEGLHLLTPERAEWLADRAEWPAAPDELIDLIPVFHQVGADLWSDAGAADFTDLLWLPVTLEYGMGSLALALVDEAQDLTPLRQRYVLHLLGLRGASASPGRLIFVGDSDQSIYTWAGADPMALSRLKERVDALELPLSVSFRCPREVVRYARAHSSFIRPAPRAEPGIVEHVSAETATYARGDVVLCRTNAPLIRLALELMSRKLSVAVTGRDLAQRLRDGVTEAFPPDFENDAVTDLVRAYLEPAAAPLKARASTGDQGARRALTELLDVGRCLRYLAWVVSRRTGMGTQVDALTLLGQLCREDAEADVLLASVHRAKGKEWPRVTILYPELMPLSQGDEAEERAVQFVAVTRAQRVLRFAYGKEAWAAQQLVVPGVLPAGEVEEVAPEVFAWPEVLESAAPAPSPVLTMSVMPPSSGCRSMLPALPEGGPPVATLTDPRGAWPLFGGGTPMPVGLVRERLEALAEEDRTLLRTWAADGLTLLQGVEAPYVAVYEVHLALFEQAARQARLAIPALFGSGVPVCVFEGPLLRVRLARKVRLSGRVLRVALGDVELRFDRASGELLDGAEPLAPFIRPAELGRLQAS, from the coding sequence ATGCCCAAGACTGCCCCACGCGCCCGCCCGATCCCCTCAATCCCCGACCCGATCCCCTTCACCCCTCCACTGACGCCGCCGGACGCCCGGTTTGCCGTGCCGACCCTGAGCGCGGACGCGCAACTTGCGTACGACCGTCTCTCCCAGGATGGACGGCTGTCGCAGGTGGCCCTGACCAGACTCGTCGGGGAAGCGCGGGCAGGAGAAGTGCTGGCGGAACTCACGGCGGCGTGGCTGGCTGTGGCGGTGCCGGGGGGCCTGGAGACGCGCACGGGCCGGGCAGGGTACATCGCGCCCGTGGCGTGGGTGCCTGCGGCGGGTCTGCTGGAGGTGGAGGCGGCCGCGCGGCAGCTCTCCGGGCGCAGTGGGCTGCTGGGGATGTTTGCGCGGGCGCTGGACATGGACTCGGCGGGGGCGCTGGGGGTGATGCGGGCCCTGGTGGTGCTGGGCCTGGCGCAGGGCGGTCCGGTGGGGGCGACGTTCGCATTCCGGGTGCATGCTCAGGATCAGGTGCACGTGCAGGAGGTCCAGGCTTGCCCGCCATCTGGCGGGCATGTTCGCCTGGAGGCGAGTGTGGTGGAGGCGCCGGTGAACGGTGAGGGTGATCGCCGTAGCGTGGTCACCCCTACGCCGCATACCGTGAAGGCAGGAGGCGAGCGTATGACCCGGTCTATTCCAGCGCAGTTCACGGTCGAGCAGCGGCAGTTCATGACGGCCGTCACGACGTCGAGACGACACCTGTTCCTGCGGGCGACCGCCGGGGCGGGGAAGACGACCACGTTGACGGAGGCGGCGTGGCACCTGGAGGAGCGTGGCGTGTACTTCGCGTACAACCGGCACGCCGTCTCGGACCTCCAGCCGCGCTTACCGGCCCGGGTGCGCGCCCTGACGCTGCACGCGCATGGATTCCGCCTCTTGCAGCAGCAGCTGGGCAGCCCCTTGCAGATCCTCGACGAGAAGGGCCGCCTGGTCGCGTCCACGGTGATCCCAGACCGCACACAGCTGCATGCTCCAGCTGCGCGGGCGTGGACGATCGCGCGGGAGGAAGGCCTACACCTGCTGACACCCGAACGGGCGGAGTGGCTCGCCGACCGGGCAGAGTGGCCCGCGGCGCCCGACGAACTGATCGACTTGATCCCCGTGTTCCATCAGGTGGGTGCGGACCTGTGGTCGGACGCGGGTGCGGCCGACTTCACGGACCTGCTGTGGCTGCCCGTGACGCTCGAGTACGGGATGGGCTCGCTGGCCCTGGCGCTCGTTGACGAGGCGCAGGACCTCACGCCACTACGGCAGCGGTACGTGCTGCACCTGCTGGGGCTGCGTGGAGCGTCCGCGTCCCCTGGGCGGCTGATCTTCGTGGGGGATAGCGACCAGTCGATCTACACCTGGGCGGGGGCTGACCCCATGGCGCTGTCCCGCCTCAAGGAGCGCGTGGACGCCCTGGAACTCCCGCTGAGCGTGTCCTTCCGCTGTCCGCGTGAGGTGGTGCGGTACGCGCGGGCGCACTCGAGCTTCATCCGGCCAGCGCCGCGGGCGGAGCCGGGCATCGTCGAGCATGTGAGTGCGGAAACGGCCACGTACGCTCGGGGGGATGTGGTGCTGTGCCGCACGAACGCGCCGCTGATCCGCCTGGCGCTGGAATTGATGAGCCGGAAACTCAGTGTGGCGGTGACGGGGCGGGATCTCGCGCAGCGTCTCCGGGACGGCGTGACGGAGGCGTTCCCACCGGACTTCGAGAACGACGCAGTCACAGATCTCGTCCGGGCGTATCTGGAACCAGCGGCCGCTCCACTGAAGGCGCGGGCAAGCACGGGCGACCAGGGAGCCCGGCGGGCGTTGACGGAACTCCTGGACGTGGGCCGCTGCCTGCGGTACCTGGCGTGGGTGGTGTCGCGGCGCACGGGGATGGGGACACAGGTGGACGCGTTGACGCTGCTGGGGCAGCTGTGCCGGGAGGACGCGGAGGCGGACGTGCTGCTGGCGTCCGTGCACCGGGCGAAGGGCAAGGAGTGGCCGCGGGTGACGATCCTGTACCCGGAACTGATGCCACTGAGTCAGGGGGACGAGGCGGAGGAGCGAGCCGTGCAGTTCGTGGCGGTGACGCGGGCGCAGCGGGTGCTGCGGTTCGCGTATGGGAAGGAGGCGTGGGCGGCGCAGCAGCTCGTGGTGCCGGGTGTCCTTCCCGCTGGAGAAGTGGAGGAGGTCGCGCCTGAGGTATTTGCCTGGCCTGAAGTGTTGGAGAGTGCGGCTCCGGCGCCCTCGCCTGTCCTGACGATGTCGGTGATGCCGCCCAGCTCGGGGTGCCGGTCGATGCTGCCGGCGCTGCCGGAGGGGGGACCGCCGGTGGCGACTCTGACGGATCCCCGGGGGGCGTGGCCGCTGTTCGGTGGGGGCACGCCCATGCCGGTGGGTCTCGTACGCGAGCGGCTGGAGGCGCTCGCCGAGGAGGACCGGACCTTGCTGCGCACGTGGGCGGCAGACGGTCTGACGCTGCTGCAGGGCGTGGAGGCGCCGTACGTGGCGGTGTACGAGGTGCACCTGGCGTTGTTCGAGCAGGCAGCGCGGCAGGCGCGGCTGGCCATTCCAGCGTTGTTCGGATCGGGCGTGCCGGTGTGCGTGTTCGAAGGGCCGCTGCTGCGCGTGCGCCTGGCGCGCAAGGTGCGGCTGAGCGGGCGGGTTCTGCGCGTGGCACTGGGGGACGTGGAATTGCGGTTCGACCGGGCAAGTGGGGAACTGCTGGATGGGGCGGAGCCGCTCGCGCCGTTCATCCGGCCAGCAGAGCTAGGCCGCCTCCAGGCCAGTTGA
- a CDS encoding single-stranded DNA-binding protein — MNEIPHRSSLVLVDAIGTRITVYANTPQELRALQREYGRRGYRPEGEIPCGGLQLPYAQHDTFDWSLIGATPWTSPDGDRGVIHDGSFYKLRELEAVDSRKMKLPQALKYSRGARETDPEHLVEESNGEFKYRTLIMFRGGGKAMPEFSLPGGQRQRHAVGPAQENAAD; from the coding sequence ATGAACGAGATTCCGCACCGCAGCAGCCTCGTGCTGGTCGACGCCATCGGCACCCGCATCACCGTGTACGCGAACACCCCGCAGGAACTCCGCGCCCTGCAACGCGAGTACGGACGGCGAGGGTACCGCCCCGAGGGGGAGATCCCGTGCGGCGGCCTCCAGTTGCCGTACGCGCAGCACGACACGTTCGACTGGTCGCTGATCGGCGCGACCCCGTGGACGAGCCCGGATGGAGACCGGGGCGTGATTCACGACGGCAGCTTCTACAAGCTCAGGGAGCTCGAAGCCGTGGACTCCAGGAAGATGAAGTTACCTCAGGCCCTGAAGTACAGCCGTGGGGCCCGGGAGACCGACCCGGAGCACCTCGTGGAGGAATCGAACGGGGAGTTCAAGTACCGGACGCTGATCATGTTTCGGGGTGGCGGGAAGGCCATGCCGGAATTCAGCCTGCCGGGCGGGCAGCGGCAGCGGCACGCGGTGGGGCCCGCGCAGGAGAACGCCGCCGACTGA
- a CDS encoding transposase — MELDYGRRPTEGFVFGALQPHTGECLTHTYERRNIATFVDFLDRIEAWIAQDIERIYVVLDNLTSHAAYDVLLFNLAHPRWEFVFQPKRCAYLNLIEPWWKTLKSLALKGRRFELWAEVERAVERATEYWNDHRHPFIWGRRRRHRQPTHLGNAAVPVSVSI; from the coding sequence ATGGAACTCGATTACGGGCGGCGGCCCACCGAGGGCTTCGTCTTCGGTGCCTTACAGCCGCATACGGGCGAATGCCTGACCCACACGTACGAACGGCGGAACATTGCGACGTTCGTGGACTTCCTGGATCGGATTGAAGCCTGGATTGCCCAGGACATTGAGAGGATCTACGTCGTTCTGGACAACTTGACCAGCCACGCAGCGTATGACGTGTTGCTGTTCAATCTGGCACACCCTCGCTGGGAATTCGTGTTCCAGCCAAAACGCTGTGCCTACCTCAATCTGATTGAACCCTGGTGGAAGACGTTGAAATCACTGGCGTTGAAAGGGAGGCGTTTTGAGCTCTGGGCAGAGGTGGAACGCGCTGTTGAGCGCGCCACTGAGTACTGGAATGATCACCGACATCCGTTCATTTGGGGCCGCCGCAGACGTCACCGCCAGCCCACGCACCTTGGAAATGCCGCTGTACCCGTTTCAGTCAGTATTTAG